TATTTAGGGATATGTACGAATTCAAAGGAATATGTTTTTGGCGAGTTGCCGTTTTAATTGCCGTTATGATTTGTCTGGTAACACACAGTTCCGCAAAAGCCCGAAAAGAAGATAATTTTTCTGCCCGAAAATCACGAATCGCTTTATATAACCCAATCATACCCTCTTGTATAATGTCTTCCCGATCGGCCCCGATCAAAAAATAAGAACGGGATTTAACCCTAACAAACTTTTTATACTTACTAATTAAGTACTCCAATGCCTCCTGATCACCGTTTCTGGCTAAACTGACAACATACTCATCTTCCAAAAATTCGAAAGAATCCAAACTCCTTGGTTGGGTAGCCACCGTCATTTCTTTATCCCTCCATCCCCCACTTTTCACAACCGGCAACTTGTCCACGCCACCGTCAATATTATAACCTAAAAATTTTTAAAAGGTCAAGCTGTTTTGCTTTTAAATTATAACCAACCACGCTGTCGAATGACCTCATAAAAAAGTAGAGCAGCAGTCACCGAAACATTAAGTGAATTTATTTTGCCCCTCATGGGTACTTTGACCAAAAAATCACATTTTTCCTTAACCAAACGCCGCATTCCTTCTGCTTCACTTCCCAAAACTAATGCCAATGGTTCTTTTAAATCCACCTCCAGATAATTCCGCTCAGCCAAAGGCTCAGTTCCCACTAACCAAAAACCCCGCTCTTTTAACTTATCCATTACTTGCGGCAAATTGGCCACTCTAGCTACTGGCACATATTCCACCGCCCCTGCCGAGGCCCTAGACACGGCCGGAGTTAGCCCTACAGCTCGATGTTTAGGAATAATTACCCCGTGTACACCTACCACCTCGGCTGTTCGCAAAATGGCACCCAAATTTTGCGGATCCTCAAGACCATCCAAAATAACCAAAAAAGGTATTTCTTTTTTCCGCTCTGCCCGTCCAATCATTTCTTCCCATTCCACATAAGCCTTGACACCTGCCCAAGCCAAAACCCCCTGATGGAGATTACCCTCTGCTAAAGAATCTAATTTTTCCCGGGCCACAAATTGATAAGGAATACCCTGCTTTTCCGCCAAAGAAATAATTTCTTGAATAGTTCCTCGCTTGATACCCCGAGCAAAAAAAACTTTATTTAAAGGCCTACCCGCCTTTAAAGCTTCTTCCACAGAGTTTTTCCCCGCAATAATCCCCCCTTTTTTCATTTTTCATGCCCCCTTACTTCCAACAAATAAGCAAAAATTTCTGCAAGCCTCTCCTGTTTACCAGATAAATAAAGATAACCCAAGAGTGCTTCAAACCCGGTGCTCAAACGATATTCCCCCATGGAAATATTTTTGGGCACCTGACTCTTCATATTTCGCCCCCGCCGTACCAAATCTTCCTCATCTACACTTAAAAAGCCATGCAAGCTCTGCAGCAGATCAGCCTGTGCCCCAGCATTAACCAAAGCAGTTGTTTGCCGATGCAAATCTTCAAGCTTTTGCCAACCTTGTCTAACTAAATGGGCCCTTACCATTAATTCAAATACCGCATCCCCAAGATAAGCCCACACCAAAGGGGAAAGGCTATTTATCTCCTTATTTTCCATCTAATTTCCACCTAACTCCCGCTGGTGTATCTTCCACAATGATACCCAAGGATTGTAGTTTTTCCCGTAAATAATCAGCTACAGCAAAATCCTTACGCTCCCGTGCTTCTTGACGCAGAGCAATGACCAATTCCACTAATTCACCCCATAAAGCCTTTTCCGCTTCTCTTTGAACAAATTGTAAACCTAAAATTTCGGCCAACTGCCGATACTTCTTAGCAGCCTTTTCCAAAACTAAATGATTGGTAAGTTCCCCTAACCAACCATTAATTGTTTTGGAGGCCTCAAAAAGCACAGCTAAAGCCAAAGCGGTATTAAAATCATCATTCATCGCTTCACAAAAACGTTTTTCCCAAAGTGAAATTTCAGCTAAATAAACTTCCCCACCTTTTTGGGGCTCAGCTTCTGCCAATTTTTCCTGTAAAAGATCATCTGTATTTTTTAATCTCTCCCAAGCCCTGGCTGCTTCCTCCAATTTAGATTGGCTAAAATCAAGTGGACGGCGGTAATGTGTAGAAAGCAAATAAAAACGCACCACCTCAGGTTCGAATTCCTTTAAGATCTCCCGCAAAAGAAAAAAGTTACCCTTTGATTTAGACATTTTGGCCTGATCAATAGTAATGAAGCCATTATGGAGCCAATACTTGGCCATGGGCAACCCATGAAAAGCCTCAGATTGAGCTATTTCATTTTCATGATGTGGAAAAATCAGATCTAAACCACCAGCATGAATATCAAAACTAGGTCCCAAATATTTAGTAGACATTACCGAACATTCAATATGCCAACCTGGTCTACCTCTACCCCAGGGACTATCCCAGGCCAATTCATCTGCTTTAGCTTTTTTCCATAAAACAAAATCAAAAGGTTCTTTTTTACGGGGATCAACCTCTAAACGGGCACCGACCCGTAATTCAGATAATGACCTACCCGAAAGTTTCCCATATTCCTTAAATTTGGCTACCTCAAAAAAAACATCACCTGCACATTCATAGGCATAGCCTTTAGCCAACAATCCCTGAATAAAAACAATTATTTCCTCAATATTTTCACTTACCCGCGGATGAAGTAAAGCCTTTTGCACATTAAGAGCTTCAGCATCCCGAAAATATTCTTGAATATAGTTTTCAGCCAAAGCCAAAGGCTCTTTTTCTTCTTCCTGAGCCCGCTTTAAAATCTTATCATCCACATCAGTAAAATTTTGCACATAAATTACCAAGTATCCCCAATACTCCAAATAACGCCTCACTGTATCAAAAACAACCAAAGGGCGTGCATTTCCCAAATGAATGTAATTATAAGTAGTAGGACCACAAGCATACATTTTTACTACTGGTGGCTCACGTGGTATAAACTCCTCTTTTTCACCGGAAAGTGTATTAAAGACTTTCAACTTCACCTTTTTTCGTCTCCTTTGCCGCTAGCTTATTTTCCAATACTTTTATTCTCTGCTGTAAATCAGCCAAAACATCTAAAATGGGATCAGGGAGTTTATGATGTTCTAAATCTACTACCCGGCCTTCACTTTTTACTACCCGTCCAGGCACACCCACCACTGTAGAATTTGGGGGTACTTCTTTTAAAACAACAGAACCAGCCCCTATTTTTACATTATCACCAACTTTAAAAGAACCCAAAACTTTGGCTCCAGCACTAATCACGACATTATTACCGATGGTGGGATGCCGTTTCCCTTTTTCCTTGCCAGTACCACCTAAGGTAACTCCTTGATAAAGTGTTACATTATCACCAATTTCCGCAGTTTCACCTATTACCACCCCTGCCCCATGATCAATAAAAAAACCTTCTCCAATTTTAGCCCCAGGATGAATCTCTACCTGAGTCAAAAAACGATTAATTTGTGAAATAAAACGTGCCCCCAAAAACCACTTTTTATTATATAACCAATGAGCCAAACGGTGCAAAATAATGGCATGAAAACCAGGGTAACAAAAAATTACTTCCCAGACACTTTTCACCGCTGGATCACGTTCAAAAACAACTTTAACCTGTTTTTTAAGCCAACCCAAACTCCTCACCCTTCCCACAAAAAAACCCGCCTCTTCAGAGACGGGATACCCGCGGTTCCACCCTGTTTGGGATTAAACCCCACCTTAAAAGCTTTAACGCAGCTCTACGTTTGACCCTACTTATTTTCAAGTCAACAGCTCCGGGGTGCATTTCGTCTATTTACGTCCGCACGGGCTCTCAGCCGCTGACCCGTCCTCTCTGGAAAGCCGCTCCTAGACTACTTTTCCCTTTCATTACCTTTCATCCCTAGTATATGCTCCTCCCTAAAGTTTGTCAATAAATAAAACAGGGTCCTGAATTTAAATTCAGACCCTGTTTTATTTATTTCCCTAGTTCCCCAAGATCCTGTTCAGATCGAGTTGTTTGTTCCTCCCGAGGTCCTATCCAAGATGT
The sequence above is drawn from the Clostridia bacterium genome and encodes:
- the cysE gene encoding serine O-acetyltransferase, whose product is MGWLKKQVKVVFERDPAVKSVWEVIFCYPGFHAIILHRLAHWLYNKKWFLGARFISQINRFLTQVEIHPGAKIGEGFFIDHGAGVVIGETAEIGDNVTLYQGVTLGGTGKEKGKRHPTIGNNVVISAGAKVLGSFKVGDNVKIGAGSVVLKEVPPNSTVVGVPGRVVKSEGRVVDLEHHKLPDPILDVLADLQQRIKVLENKLAAKETKKGEVESL
- a CDS encoding ribonuclease III; translated protein: MENKEINSLSPLVWAYLGDAVFELMVRAHLVRQGWQKLEDLHRQTTALVNAGAQADLLQSLHGFLSVDEEDLVRRGRNMKSQVPKNISMGEYRLSTGFEALLGYLYLSGKQERLAEIFAYLLEVRGHEK
- a CDS encoding cysteine--tRNA ligase, which gives rise to MKVFNTLSGEKEEFIPREPPVVKMYACGPTTYNYIHLGNARPLVVFDTVRRYLEYWGYLVIYVQNFTDVDDKILKRAQEEEKEPLALAENYIQEYFRDAEALNVQKALLHPRVSENIEEIIVFIQGLLAKGYAYECAGDVFFEVAKFKEYGKLSGRSLSELRVGARLEVDPRKKEPFDFVLWKKAKADELAWDSPWGRGRPGWHIECSVMSTKYLGPSFDIHAGGLDLIFPHHENEIAQSEAFHGLPMAKYWLHNGFITIDQAKMSKSKGNFFLLREILKEFEPEVVRFYLLSTHYRRPLDFSQSKLEEAARAWERLKNTDDLLQEKLAEAEPQKGGEVYLAEISLWEKRFCEAMNDDFNTALALAVLFEASKTINGWLGELTNHLVLEKAAKKYRQLAEILGLQFVQREAEKALWGELVELVIALRQEARERKDFAVADYLREKLQSLGIIVEDTPAGVRWKLDGK
- the sigH gene encoding RNA polymerase sporulation sigma factor SigH — encoded protein: MTVATQPRSLDSFEFLEDEYVVSLARNGDQEALEYLISKYKKFVRVKSRSYFLIGADREDIIQEGMIGLYKAIRDFRAEKLSSFRAFAELCVTRQIITAIKTATRQKHIPLNSYISLNKPIYDEESDRTLLDVLSSTKISDPEELMINREEFCDIEEKMGEILSTLEWQVLMFYLEGKSYQEIATELERHVKSIDNALQRVKRKLERYLEKRNQEEYS
- the rlmB gene encoding 23S rRNA (guanosine(2251)-2'-O)-methyltransferase RlmB; translation: MKKGGIIAGKNSVEEALKAGRPLNKVFFARGIKRGTIQEIISLAEKQGIPYQFVAREKLDSLAEGNLHQGVLAWAGVKAYVEWEEMIGRAERKKEIPFLVILDGLEDPQNLGAILRTAEVVGVHGVIIPKHRAVGLTPAVSRASAGAVEYVPVARVANLPQVMDKLKERGFWLVGTEPLAERNYLEVDLKEPLALVLGSEAEGMRRLVKEKCDFLVKVPMRGKINSLNVSVTAALLFYEVIRQRGWL